The Brassica oleracea var. oleracea cultivar TO1000 chromosome C7, BOL, whole genome shotgun sequence sequence TAATGATAGTAATGTGAAGCTGTAAATTTTGTTTGTTTAATCGCCGGCTTGTTATTAGACTCGGGAAGATTTTGTAAATCGTGGTGTTTATATAGGGACCCTTTATCACCTTAAGCAACTTAAATTAGTCATACATTTTAGTATCACATTTAATGTTTGTTTAATGTTTTACATGAATATGCGAATGTATAGTTTTAACTTTTAACCTCTATTGTATGAAGAATTACAAGAGATTTTATATTAAATTGAAGTTGTGTACTAGCTAGTAGTATGTTGCATAACTGCTACTAATGTGGTTTGCTTTAATTTTAGGAATGACTTAGGCCAAACATATATTAAAGCTGACAAAATAACTAATAAAGTTAATATGAAATACTTGACATAAGCCAATAGAAAATCTTATGAAAATAACTGGAATTTTGTTGTTAGTGTGTATTTTCATTTCTGACTATTTAGTAAATAATTTTTTTAGGTAAATCATTTCATATCAAAATATCATGTAGAAAGCATATAACATGATAAATAACATGATAAATGTTCTTCAAAATGTCAATTAAGGGGGGATTCAAAAACATAAATATGTACTAATATGTCAATTTTTTTGTTTATCTGTAATTTATAATATTTAAACATGTTATAAAATAGAAAAATGGAAAAATGGAAATTTAACTTTAAAGCTTTACATGAGATATTTAAAGTCCGGTTGAATCTAACTAATGCTTATTGTATTCACGTAACAGTATATCAAAATATCTAGTAGCACTACTAATCAATGACATTTTGTCATTTTTAGCACATGATTTAACGTTAACTACAAGAACTTCGTGAGTCATTTTTCCTGTTTAGTTAATTGAGATATTGTGTCACTCAGCATATGCATATTTTCTTTAATATTACAATTAATTTAATAACTTTTGAAAATGAAATACGTTACTTTGACCAAGTCCAGGACATATTTAATACTAACATTTTGTTGTTCACCGCCAGTATAATTACAGACAGATTTCAGTGGGCGAGTGGTTTAACTACAAATTAGCGACACATAACGATTGGACTAGTGGATACGATAACGTTAGCTTGCGTGATGGAGAAAAAGTACCGGACACAAAACTTGCAGATAATTGGTGAGTTTTGATAAGAACCGGCACGTGTTTGTGTCGTAGAGAGTCCAAAACAACACACCTTTCCTTGTATTACAAAGTCAAATTATAGAAAGAGTAATTTCAAAGAACAAATTCACGACAAAAGCCATTTTAAACGAGGAAGATACATCATGACACTTCGACGAGTCCAATTGTTTAATTGTCATTGCATCTATTATTGCGTAATGCAAACATTCTGGAAAAGTGATATATGCACAAATTACAAGCGTTAAGATATCGGTCCGTAAAATGCGTTAGATTGAGCTACAATTTTCTTTTTAGATTAGACATAACAATATAACATAAAAAAAGATTAGAGGCAACAATATAACATAAGATCAGAAATCTAGATTGCTAAATAATAGATATACAATATGTTACTTAGAATTATACGAATTGTTGATTCTACACTTATCATCTTTCTTACTGCAAATAAGAGAGTATATACAGATTAATAGTTTGTAGAAATCTCTTACAAATCAAAGATAGAATTTAAAAAAAAAAACGTGACCGGACTAGTAGTTGTTGCATCGATCAACAATTCTTAAGAAAATCTAATCATCATAAATGACAGAAAGGAGTGATCAAATCGTCATAACATATCAAAATAATAGATGACTCAAAAAGTAAACCCTATCGTGTAAGAATTGTTGTCGTAAATGTCATATAACCCATGCATGGGCTATAATGAAAAATAAAAAGAGAAATGACTATATACAAAAAATGAGATAAAAAAAAAGTGAAAAGATACTCTTTGTGGGTGTTATGAATCAATCATGCATTGTTTAGCCTCGATGCATGGAATACAAGTCGAGCTAAAATAGATGGAACATGCACCAACATTATCACTGGACCACCAAACTCTATCCCCCAAAAATAAGGTTATTTTCATCCAACATTATTAAACTAAAGAAACACGGAATCAACTCCACAATTAGCTATAATAACCCAAACAAATATATTTCTTGTACTCTAGATATATCATATACACACAAAAACGGCTCGGTCCACAACAATTTGGTTTCTGCTATATATCCTAAGCCGGTGGGTGTGTGTGGTGCAAGACAAAGGAACAGTGACGTATAACAGATTGAATAAGGATGAAGGCAATGTGTGGTACTAATTACCTAACTGCTTACCCGTCATCTGATGTCGGCCCCATTTCATGTGTCAATCTATCTATTTATGTGTCTCTGTGTCTTTTGTTCATTTCTAATACCAACGACCTTCCTTCGGTCCTACTCCAACCAAAATGTAAGTCCTACACAACATGCTACGTCCAATATTTCTTTAATACTATACCGAAAATATCCCCAACTAGACCATGTTTACAAGCACAATCATATATCCTTTACCATCGTGTTTAAAATAATGGACTCCATAAATTGTGTTGCTCATGTGTTGGATGAATCCATGTAATAGAAGTCTTTTTGACCTTAGGGATTCTTATACTTAGGCATGAAAAGATTTCAGTAACTTCTATTGTTCTCTTTCCAAAAGTTGTGTGATCATCCAAAATAGTGTATTTACATTAATGTAAGATCAATAAAAAAAATACTCCTTTACACGGTTTATAATTCTGATAGATTGATTTGTGTGTATGTAAGTTTATTATTCGGTAACACATCAATGTAGACTAAGGTTTTGGACATAGTTAATCAATGAGAAACTATCAGAATTTAGAATGATCATTCCTAAACATTTGTCTGAAGTATGCCCTAAGTTTGAAATCTGATATAAATGGAAGACTTATCTGCAAGGAGTAGTATTTTAAACATCTTGTCCAAATTCTTGAACTGGAACTACATAGGGAGAGTTCCAATCTGCATCAAAGATCTCCTGAAGCTTCAACGCAATCTCTGTATTGTACGTTCCAAAGCTCACACCACTTGTCGCATAAAAATAGTCCCAAACGAGATTACTGGTTCCTATGTGAGCCCTAACGTCACTGACCACATACTTCCCATGATTCACCATCGTGTAACCTGGAAACATGTTTCCGGTTTTAGTCCCGTTTCTGACAGCAGGTCCTGTCTTGTTAAAACCAGGAACCATGTAGTATCTGATCTCCAATTGGCCAAAACATTTACTTTGCACAGAGGAAGATGAGCAAAGAACATTGGAGTAAAGCAGCGACCTCAAGTAACCATCAGTGGCCTGAATGAAATGACCCCAATATGCTACTAGGATCTTCACTTTGGCTTTCTTGGCGAAGACAACCTGCGAAGTCAACTTATGTTTTTCATATTCTTGCATTTTCAGGCGAGTATAAGATCATTAAGAACAGGTTTAGTACCTCGGAAACGGCAGAAGAAAGTGATGACCAGTAAACCGTGGGATTAGTGTACTGAGACTGACCAAGCCAATCCATTGTATTGATCCTCACTGTTCCTCCTTCCACTACTGATTTAATTGTATCTACCCACCCTTGTTCATCAGATTGATGCTTTCCAAACAAAAGCTACATTTTCAAGAAAGCCAAAACCATATCATATATATATACAAGAGCAAAGAGTGTTGAAGTGTTCTAAAATTTTCTTGTTTTTCTTTAACCTCTGGTGGTGCAAAAGAAAGATAACTCGGTTGCATTTCTTGACAAGAATGGTTTCTAGGGAGAGTTTCGATGTCGATATTGAACATCTCAGGATCAGATAGTGGAGGATAGCCTGGTGAAACATTGGGTGTGTCTATGTAACTTGGAAGAGGTGACCTGAAAAAGAAAAAAAAAATATTCTCTAGTAAGATAAGAAAGAAAAAAAGAATATTGTTTTTAGGTTTAGTGTAACATTACTTGCAACTTGCTTTGCTAGGTATAAAACGTGACCAGCATGGAACAGTTCTATTGATCAGCCATTGTTGATCTGATACATTTCTTGTGTGAACTGAAGAGTCAAGAGAGGCTAATCTCCACAAGCTATCGAAATAAGTTTTGATCTCTCGAGCAACTCGTGAACATCCACTTAAGTAGATGCCAACTTCTTTCACCTAGCAACATCCAAAGAGTTGACATTGTTCTACACGGTTCCAATGTGCATATGTTTTAGACATTACCTGAGTTAGCGACTTCCAATCATTGTTGGCAGATCCAATATACACGTCGCGATCATCCGAAATCCAAACTTTGGCATGAACAATCCCTGAGCCGTACCATTTGCTTAGTAGCAAAGTCACGTTCTTCACGTTTGGTCTTCCATAAGCAAGATCAGATGGTTCTT is a genomic window containing:
- the LOC106304967 gene encoding phospholipase D Z-like, with amino-acid sequence MRRVLLYSFVLVLACLSLPRFVESSDRCKAWLVQSIPTDMPELPLIPGVLSTGDVFQWLANNSTRSLDIIAQYWQLLANPKDPRSGDFGYSDSDLQQFGAHLGSLVYKSIDNAANRNVSIRLLSHSGVYPEYTKEPSDLAYGRPNVKNVTLLLSKWYGSGIVHAKVWISDDRDVYIGSANNDWKSLTQVKEVGIYLSGCSRVAREIKTYFDSLWRLASLDSSVHTRNVSDQQWLINRTVPCWSRFIPSKASCKSPLPSYIDTPNVSPGYPPLSDPEMFNIDIETLPRNHSCQEMQPSYLSFAPPELLFGKHQSDEQGWVDTIKSVVEGGTVRINTMDWLGQSQYTNPTVYWSSLSSAVSEVVFAKKAKVKILVAYWGHFIQATDGYLRSLLYSNVLCSSSSVQSKCFGQLEIRYYMVPGFNKTGPAVRNGTKTGNMFPGYTMVNHGKYVVSDVRAHIGTSNLVWDYFYATSGVSFGTYNTEIALKLQEIFDADWNSPYVVPVQEFGQDV